The following is a genomic window from Trueperaceae bacterium.
CCGACGTCGTCGTCGACGCCGTCCCCCGCGCGGCGGCCGGGCCCGACGCGCCCGATGCGGAGGCCTGGCGACCGCTCGTCTGGGCCGCGGACGGCGACGCCCGCCGTCCCCTCCTCGAGCGGCGCGAAGGGGGCGGCCCCCCGGTCTGGCGGGCGGCGTTCGACCCCGCCGCCGGCGACCTCGCGCGCCGCGTCGCGTTCCCGGTGCTGGCGGCCAACCTCGCCGACGCCGCCCGCCGCGGCGGACGGATCCCGCTCGGGGCGGCGCTCCCGCCCGGCACCACCCGCGACGGGGCCGACGTCGCGGTGGCCGACCGCCCCGGCCGCTACCGCGCGCCGGGCGGCACCGTCCGCGTCGCGTCGCTCCTCGCCGAACCGGTCACGCGCCTCCCGGGCCCGCAGGCGCCGCCCGGGGAGGGGGGCGAGGCCGCCCCGGCCGAGGGGGCCGACCCCCGGCGGGCGACCGACCTGCGGACCCCCCTGTTGCTCGTCGCGCTCGCCGCGCTGCTGCTCGACGCCGGGCGGGCGGGCTTCAGTCGTCGCCGCGCGGCGTCAGGCGTACCTGCAGGTCCAGCGTGACGCGCACGGCGTCGTCGACGCGGCGCCAGAGGAACGACGGCGCCGTCATGCCGTAGTCGCTCAGCCGCGTCGTGAACGCCCCGGTGACGTCGACGACGTCGCCGTCCCGACCGAGGCGGACCGGGACCTCGACGTCGCGGCGCTCGCCGTGCAGCGCCAGCGTGCCGCGCAGCGTCACGGTGCGCGCCGCGCCGGCGGGCAGCGCGAGGTCGCCTCCGGCTTCGGTGGGGGCGACGCCGGTCGCGGTGAACGTCGCGACCGGGTGCGCGTCGGTCTCGAACGTCACGCGCCGCGCGTTCGTGTCGCGAAACCGGTTGCCGCTGTCGAAGTCGGCGGGCGCCACCTCGACCTGCAGGCGGAGGGTCCGCAGGTCGCCGTCGTCGAACGCGAGGCGGGTCAGCGTCGCAGGCGCCACGCCCTGCCAGGTCTCCGCCCCCGCCGACGCGTCGTAGCGCACCGTCGACGCCGGCGTGAGCGTCCCCGTGAAGCGTTCGCCGTGGGCCGCCGCGAGCAGCGTCGCCGCCGCGACGACGAGGAACGTGGGAAGCGGACCGAACCTCATGCCGTGAGGCTCGCACGGCCCCCGGCGCCGCGACCGTGACCCCGCTTCCGGGTACCCTGGACGCGTGGTTCGCGCCGACCCCGGCTTCCCCGTCGTCGTCCTCGCCCTCCTCGGGGTCGGGCTCGGGACGCTACGCAGCGCGGCGCCCGGCGACGAGTTCCTGCGACAGCTGGTGTTCCTCGGCGTCGCGGCGGTCGCCGTCGCCGTCGTCGTCGCGCTCGGCAAGCGCCGCCTCGTGCGGGCCGCGCCGTACCTGTACGGCACCTCGATCGCCCTGCTCCTGCTCGTCCAGGTCGCCGGCACGACCGTCAACGGCGCCCAGTCGTGGCTGTACCTCGGGCCGTTGCCCGGCTTCCAACCCTCGGAGTTCGCGAAGCTCGCGCTGATCCTCGCCCTCGCCGGCGCGCTGCACGACCGGCCGGTGCAGGGCCCCCGCGGCTACCTCCGTCCCCTCGCGCTGATCGGGCCCCCCACGGCGTTGGTCCTCACCGAACCGGACCTCGGGGGGGCGCTCGTCATCGCCGCGGTGGGGGGCACGATGCTGCTGGTGCGGGGCCTGCCCTGGCGGCACGTCGCCGCCGCCGCGCTGCTCTTCACGGTCGCCCTGCCGAGCGTCGTCTGGCCCAACCTCGAGCCGCACCAACGCACCCGCCTCGTGTCGTTCCTCGACCCCGCCGCCGACCCGCAGGGCTCGGGCTACCAGGTGATCCAGTCCACCATCGCCATCGGGTCCGGCGGCCTGACGGGGAAGGGGTGGGGCGAGGGCACGCAGAGCCAACTCGGCTTCATTCCCTACCGCCACACCGACTTCATCTTCCCCGTCCTCGCCGAGGAGGGCGGCTTCCTCGCCGCGGTCCTGCTGTTGACCCTCTACGGCCTGTTGTTCTGGCGGTTGGTGGCGATGGCCAGCGAATGCATCTACGAGCGCGACCAGTTCGTCATCGTGGGCGTCCTGACCCTGGTCGGCTTCCAGGTCGTCGTGAACGTCGGCGTGACCCTGGGCCTCGCGCCGGTCACCGGCATCACGCTGCCGCTGGTGTCGTACGGCGGCACGAGCCTCCTGACGACCCTCGTCGCGCTCGGCCTGGCGTTCGTCGTGCACCGCGACCGCTACGCCGACTGGTGAGGCGTGGCGCGCCCCCCAGGCCGGCCGGCACCTCCGGGTAGGATGCGGCCATGAAGGCCCGCGGCCTGCTCCTCACGATCCTCCTTCTGGCGCTCGCCGGCTTCGCCGCCCTGAACTGGGCGACCCTGACGACGCCGCTGCCCGTCGACCTCGTCGCGCTGCGCACCGACGTCCCCGTCGGCCTGGTGCTGCTCGCCGTCACCGCCGGCCTCGCCCTCGTGTTCTTCCTG
Proteins encoded in this region:
- a CDS encoding YceI family protein; translation: MRFGPLPTFLVVAAATLLAAAHGERFTGTLTPASTVRYDASAGAETWQGVAPATLTRLAFDDGDLRTLRLQVEVAPADFDSGNRFRDTNARRVTFETDAHPVATFTATGVAPTEAGGDLALPAGAARTVTLRGTLALHGERRDVEVPVRLGRDGDVVDVTGAFTTRLSDYGMTAPSFLWRRVDDAVRVTLDLQVRLTPRGDD
- the rodA gene encoding rod shape-determining protein RodA codes for the protein MVRADPGFPVVVLALLGVGLGTLRSAAPGDEFLRQLVFLGVAAVAVAVVVALGKRRLVRAAPYLYGTSIALLLLVQVAGTTVNGAQSWLYLGPLPGFQPSEFAKLALILALAGALHDRPVQGPRGYLRPLALIGPPTALVLTEPDLGGALVIAAVGGTMLLVRGLPWRHVAAAALLFTVALPSVVWPNLEPHQRTRLVSFLDPAADPQGSGYQVIQSTIAIGSGGLTGKGWGEGTQSQLGFIPYRHTDFIFPVLAEEGGFLAAVLLLTLYGLLFWRLVAMASECIYERDQFVIVGVLTLVGFQVVVNVGVTLGLAPVTGITLPLVSYGGTSLLTTLVALGLAFVVHRDRYADW